One window from the genome of Aeromonas sp. FDAARGOS 1405 encodes:
- the ispD gene encoding 2-C-methyl-D-erythritol 4-phosphate cytidylyltransferase translates to MTDASRVSGLTAIVPAAGIGSRMGADCPKQYLQLAGKTILEHTLERLLSHPAIAQVIVALAPHDRWFEALPVAADPRIVRVEGGAERAFSVLNGLHVAQGEWVLVHDAARPCLTHGDLDALIAVAMGCGGAILGSRVRDTMKRSDGEGNIIATVEREQLWHALTPQMFPTRALKRALEEGLLLGATITDEASAMERAGFAVRMVEGRADNIKVTRPEDLSLAGLFLSQQA, encoded by the coding sequence ATGACTGATGCCAGCCGGGTATCCGGCCTGACGGCGATCGTCCCTGCCGCCGGTATCGGCAGCCGGATGGGGGCCGATTGCCCCAAGCAGTACCTGCAACTGGCGGGTAAAACCATTCTCGAACATACCCTGGAGCGGCTGCTCTCCCACCCGGCTATCGCCCAGGTGATCGTGGCGCTGGCACCCCATGACCGCTGGTTCGAGGCCCTGCCCGTGGCGGCCGACCCGCGAATTGTGCGGGTAGAGGGAGGCGCCGAGCGCGCCTTTTCCGTCCTCAATGGCCTCCATGTGGCGCAAGGGGAGTGGGTGCTGGTGCACGATGCGGCCCGCCCCTGTCTGACTCACGGCGATCTCGATGCGCTGATTGCCGTGGCCATGGGCTGTGGCGGCGCCATTCTCGGCAGTCGGGTGCGCGATACCATGAAGCGCTCCGATGGGGAGGGCAATATCATCGCCACCGTCGAGCGCGAGCAGCTCTGGCATGCCCTGACGCCGCAGATGTTCCCGACCCGTGCCTTGAAGCGGGCGCTGGAGGAGGGACTGCTGCTGGGTGCCACCATCACCGACGAGGCCTCCGCCATGGAGCGGGCAGGATTTGCGGTGCGCATGGTGGAAGGGCGCGCCGACAATATCAAAGTGACCCGGCCAGAAGACTTGTCGCTGGCGGGGCTGTTTTTAAGCCAGCAGGCATAA
- the putP gene encoding sodium/proline symporter PutP, whose product MTASTPMLITFLVYILGMVLIGFVAYRATRNFDDYILGGRRMGSWVTALSAGASDMSGWLLMGLPGAVFVSGISESWIAIGLVIGAYLNWRWVAGRLRVHTEKNRNALTLPDYFTYRFEDHSKVLRILSALVILLFFTIYCASGVVAGARLFESTFGMDYNTALWVGAAATITYTFFGGFLAVSWTDTVQATLMIFALILTPVFVIIAVGGIDSAMIEVAAKSATNLDMFKNLDVIAIISLMAWGLGYFGQPHILARFMAADSHHSMANARRISMTWMVFCLAGAVAIGFFGLAYFARFPEVAAGVTGNPERVFIELSKILFNPWIAGVLLSAILAAVMSTLSCQLLVCSSAITEDLYKPFLRKNASQRELVWVGRLMVLLIAVIAIAVAMNPENRVLGLVSYAWAGFGAAFGPVVLLSVLWPRMTRNGALAGMLVGAITVIVWKQFGWLGLYEIIPGFLFALLAIVVGSLLGEAPSKAMLERFRDAEEEYNTPAESAGEPVAVN is encoded by the coding sequence ATGACAGCTAGCACACCCATGTTAATCACCTTCCTGGTGTATATCCTCGGAATGGTGTTGATCGGCTTCGTCGCCTATCGCGCCACCCGCAACTTTGATGACTACATTCTGGGCGGCCGCCGGATGGGGAGCTGGGTGACCGCTCTCTCCGCCGGCGCCTCCGACATGAGCGGCTGGCTGCTGATGGGCCTGCCCGGCGCCGTCTTCGTCAGTGGCATCTCCGAGAGCTGGATCGCTATCGGTCTGGTCATCGGCGCCTACCTCAACTGGCGCTGGGTAGCGGGTCGCCTGCGGGTACATACCGAGAAGAACCGCAATGCCCTGACCCTGCCGGACTATTTCACCTACCGCTTTGAAGATCACAGCAAGGTGCTGCGCATTCTCTCGGCGCTGGTGATCCTGCTCTTCTTCACCATCTATTGCGCCTCCGGCGTGGTGGCCGGTGCCCGTCTGTTCGAGAGCACCTTCGGCATGGATTACAACACCGCCCTCTGGGTAGGTGCCGCCGCCACCATCACCTACACCTTCTTCGGCGGCTTCCTCGCGGTGAGCTGGACCGATACGGTGCAGGCGACCCTGATGATCTTCGCCCTGATCCTGACCCCGGTCTTCGTCATCATCGCCGTCGGCGGGATAGACAGCGCCATGATCGAGGTGGCCGCCAAGAGCGCCACCAACCTCGACATGTTCAAGAATCTGGATGTGATCGCCATCATCTCGCTGATGGCCTGGGGCCTTGGCTACTTCGGTCAGCCCCACATTCTGGCCCGTTTCATGGCGGCGGACTCCCACCACTCCATGGCCAATGCCCGTCGCATCAGCATGACCTGGATGGTGTTCTGCCTCGCAGGCGCGGTGGCCATCGGCTTCTTCGGGCTGGCCTACTTCGCCCGCTTCCCGGAAGTGGCGGCTGGAGTGACCGGCAACCCGGAGCGGGTCTTTATCGAGCTCTCCAAGATCCTGTTCAACCCCTGGATCGCCGGTGTGCTGCTCTCCGCTATTCTGGCGGCGGTGATGAGCACTCTAAGTTGTCAATTACTGGTCTGCTCCAGCGCCATTACCGAGGATCTCTACAAGCCCTTCCTGCGCAAGAATGCCTCCCAGCGTGAGCTGGTGTGGGTGGGTCGCCTGATGGTGCTGCTGATCGCCGTGATTGCCATCGCCGTTGCCATGAATCCGGAAAACCGGGTGCTGGGGCTGGTGAGCTACGCCTGGGCCGGTTTCGGTGCCGCCTTTGGTCCCGTGGTGCTGCTCTCGGTGCTCTGGCCGAGAATGACCCGCAACGGCGCGCTGGCCGGCATGCTGGTCGGTGCTATCACAGTCATCGTCTGGAAGCAGTTCGGCTGGCTGGGGCTGTATGAGATCATTCCGGGCTTCCTGTTCGCACTGCTGGCCATCGTGGTGGGCAGTCTGCTGGGCGAAGCGCCCTCAAAAGCGATGCTGGAGCGTTTCCGCGATGCCGAGGAGGAGTACAACACCCCGGCCGAGAGCGCGGGAGAGCCGGTCGCGGTGAACTGA
- a CDS encoding L,D-transpeptidase family protein translates to MKLLRNSVATLCYSLLLTAAPVFAVEYALPAANSRLVGENLEYVVPAEENGQPLEAIAAKFQLGLTNMTEANPDADPLLVQTGEKLVIPQQLILPDAPREGIVLNVAEMRLYYYPKGKKVVEVLPIGIGQLGTDTPENWVTSVQRKKAGPTWTPTAKMHAEYAARGESLPAVWPAGPDNPMGLFALYIGKMYAIHGTNANFGIGLRVSHGCVRLRNDDIAYLFKQVPVGTRVQFVNQPIKASLEPNGVRYLEVHQPLSRSEEEFNSKLPAPLPMTPAVTRFIAHADSDSQLVKQALEQRNGMPMAINR, encoded by the coding sequence ATGAAGCTCCTTCGCAATAGTGTGGCAACACTCTGCTACAGCCTGCTGCTGACCGCTGCGCCGGTTTTCGCTGTTGAATATGCTCTGCCTGCGGCCAACAGCCGTTTGGTAGGGGAAAATCTGGAATACGTGGTTCCGGCCGAAGAGAACGGCCAGCCGCTGGAGGCCATTGCGGCCAAATTCCAGCTGGGGCTCACCAACATGACCGAAGCCAACCCCGATGCGGATCCCCTGCTGGTACAGACCGGCGAGAAGCTGGTGATCCCCCAGCAACTGATCCTGCCGGATGCACCCCGTGAAGGGATCGTGCTGAACGTGGCCGAGATGCGCCTCTACTACTACCCCAAGGGTAAAAAAGTGGTGGAAGTGCTGCCCATCGGCATCGGCCAGCTCGGCACCGATACTCCGGAAAACTGGGTGACCAGCGTGCAGCGCAAGAAAGCGGGCCCGACCTGGACCCCGACCGCCAAGATGCATGCCGAATACGCCGCCCGTGGCGAGAGCCTGCCTGCGGTATGGCCGGCCGGTCCGGACAACCCCATGGGTCTGTTCGCCCTCTACATCGGCAAGATGTACGCCATTCACGGTACCAACGCCAACTTCGGCATCGGCCTGCGGGTGAGCCACGGCTGTGTGCGCCTGCGCAACGATGACATCGCCTATCTGTTCAAGCAGGTACCGGTCGGTACTCGCGTCCAGTTCGTCAACCAGCCGATCAAGGCCTCTCTCGAGCCCAACGGTGTCCGCTATCTGGAAGTGCATCAGCCGCTGTCGCGCAGCGAAGAGGAGTTCAACTCCAAGCTGCCGGCACCGCTGCCGATGACCCCGGCGGTGACCCGCTTCATTGCCCACGCCGACAGCGACTCCCAACTGGTGAAGCAGGCGCTGGAGCAGCGCAACGGCATGCCGATGGCGATCAACCGCTAA
- the ispF gene encoding 2-C-methyl-D-erythritol 2,4-cyclodiphosphate synthase, with translation MMRIGHGFDVHKFGGVGPCMLGGVPVPYEQGLIAHSDGDVVLHAVSDALLGAIGAGDIGRHFPDTAAEFKGIDSRILLRDVFARVQKAGYAIGNLDVTIIAQAPKMAPHIDAMCAVLAADLQCDLNRVNVKATTTEQLGFTGRKEGIATEAVVLLVKQ, from the coding sequence ATGATGCGCATTGGTCATGGTTTTGATGTACACAAGTTTGGCGGGGTTGGCCCCTGCATGCTGGGTGGCGTGCCGGTTCCCTACGAGCAGGGGCTGATTGCCCACTCCGACGGCGATGTGGTGCTGCACGCAGTGAGCGATGCCCTGTTGGGCGCCATTGGTGCCGGTGACATCGGTCGCCACTTCCCCGATACCGCTGCCGAGTTCAAGGGGATCGACAGCCGCATCCTGCTGCGGGATGTGTTTGCCCGGGTACAGAAGGCGGGGTATGCCATCGGCAACCTGGATGTGACCATCATCGCCCAAGCGCCCAAAATGGCCCCCCATATCGACGCCATGTGCGCCGTGCTGGCCGCCGACCTGCAATGTGATTTGAACCGGGTGAACGTCAAGGCGACCACCACCGAACAGCTTGGGTTTACGGGGCGCAAGGAAGGGATCGCCACCGAAGCCGTCGTCCTACTGGTGAAACAATAA
- the ftsB gene encoding cell division protein FtsB has product MRLFTLILILLLGGLQYDLWLGKNGLSDYQNLSEAISQQQRDNQTLKDRNDLIYREIDDLTSGLEAIEELSRNDLGYIKQGETFYRIIPKEKDKETAPDDEPYDD; this is encoded by the coding sequence ATGCGGCTATTCACCCTGATCCTGATCCTCCTGCTGGGGGGACTGCAATATGACCTCTGGCTGGGGAAGAACGGGCTATCCGATTATCAGAACCTGTCGGAGGCCATCTCGCAGCAACAGCGGGACAACCAGACTCTCAAGGATCGTAACGACCTCATTTACCGCGAGATAGATGATCTCACCTCTGGCCTCGAGGCCATCGAGGAGTTGTCGCGCAACGATCTGGGTTACATCAAGCAGGGGGAGACCTTCTACCGGATCATCCCCAAAGAGAAAGACAAAGAGACAGCGCCGGACGATGAGCCCTACGATGACTGA
- a CDS encoding DUF535 family protein — protein MSSHLSHLRTLARRLHPVEESGHLIRRAKYVGRLWLNPGARALYRQQQEQPLLAQAISRFPDILEKPIHPYRHKGLRKRLRAGLISGHYQQLARQLPKAQQLAIYSGRGLLLAQWQSDKLTAPLTLQLDYQTHMGKEGEMSLTLKLGDAALYYMALNLRPAPNPTLEICSLQGGKGQSEEIKQVTKACGGLRPMSLLVYMAAELARGLACKSLLGIRTQSHVYQSSKRTADRVKFDLDGLWQEHQGSVQDELWMSLPLEVPRKTLEEIPSRKRASYKARYQLLDQLGSELQANLLRS, from the coding sequence ATGTCATCTCATCTGTCACACCTGCGAACCCTCGCCCGCCGCCTTCATCCGGTGGAGGAGTCGGGTCATCTCATCCGACGGGCCAAGTATGTGGGGCGTCTCTGGCTCAATCCCGGCGCCCGCGCACTCTATCGCCAGCAGCAGGAGCAACCGCTGCTGGCGCAGGCGATCAGCCGCTTCCCCGATATTCTGGAAAAGCCGATCCACCCCTATCGCCACAAGGGGCTCCGCAAGCGCCTGCGAGCCGGGCTTATCAGCGGCCACTACCAGCAGCTGGCACGTCAGCTGCCCAAGGCGCAACAACTGGCAATCTACAGCGGGCGCGGCCTGCTGCTGGCCCAGTGGCAGAGCGACAAGCTGACGGCACCGCTGACCCTGCAACTGGATTACCAAACCCACATGGGCAAAGAGGGGGAGATGAGCCTGACCCTCAAGCTGGGTGACGCGGCGCTCTATTACATGGCCCTCAATCTGCGCCCCGCGCCGAACCCGACCCTCGAGATCTGCTCGCTGCAGGGCGGCAAGGGGCAGAGCGAGGAGATCAAGCAGGTCACCAAGGCGTGCGGCGGGCTGCGCCCCATGTCCCTGCTGGTCTATATGGCCGCCGAGCTGGCCCGGGGGCTGGCGTGCAAGAGCCTGCTCGGGATCCGCACCCAAAGCCACGTCTATCAGAGCAGCAAGCGCACCGCCGATCGGGTCAAGTTCGACCTCGACGGCTTGTGGCAGGAGCATCAGGGCAGCGTGCAGGATGAACTCTGGATGAGCCTGCCGCTGGAGGTGCCCCGCAAGACGCTGGAGGAGATCCCCTCCCGCAAGCGGGCCAGCTACAAGGCGCGCTACCAGCTGCTCGATCAGCTCGGCAGCGAGCTGCAGGCAAATCTGCTGCGAAGCTGA